The Phalacrocorax carbo chromosome 2, bPhaCar2.1, whole genome shotgun sequence region AGCTCATCAATATTGTATGAGTTGACTCCTTGGGAAGGCTATttagcagagaaagcaaaggagcTGCCGGAAACGGTGACATACCTAGTTTGCTGGACAAAATCCTACCACCCTTTGTgagttaaaacattttctgtgactTTCACTGTTGAGTCAGTAGAAAATTTAACCTAGTTTTTCAATTGCTGGTTCAAATCTACTGTCTTGATAGTAACTGATAATTATTACAATGGCTATTTATAGAGCCAAATGCAAAGAGTTATTGATTTGAGCAGATGCAGTTGATATTGACTGACGCTTATGCAGCTCCCAGTGAAGTCAGAGGAAGGATTCCTACCAGCAGCACTGGGAGTTGGACCAGACTTTGAATATGCAGAAGACTAATCCCATTCAAACAAAATTTGACTTTATTTGGATGGACAGCAGGTAAACACCACTGCTCTCCAAGAGGGTGGGAGTGGGGGGTTGCTTAATGATTATCCAGATCACTAATTCTGCATATCCCACGAATATCAGCACAGTATTTACAAAAGATTGTAATAAACCTGTGTTAAACATTAAGGACGTGATCACTATAGTGAACTGAGGTCTACAACTACAACATTAAGAATAACATTCTTTAGTTAAGGATTTCTTGTTTTATTgacaaaatactgcaaaattgTGCAGCTAATTACATTCACTATGCTGAAAATATGATCAAGTACTCTGATAAGACAGTAAGAACTCACTGACAGCAGCAGTAAACTAAACTAGTATTTAAAACAGTATTGATCCCTTCTGCGATGATTGATCAATATATTCTAAAAGTATCAAATCGGATACATCAAACCAGTTCTATAATGGTGCTGTCAAGTTTACTCCGTCTCCCCAAACATAAGCATCAATAGGAATCAGCAAGAATAATTCCTTACCTGGTGTTTCCTCATTTCGCCGCTGCAATTCAGTCTCAACCTGATCCAAAACTTTTTCCAGTTCATCCAGTATTTTCTTTAGGTATTTTATATTATCATGATCCAGCAGTTTAGACTAAATACACATAGAGGTTAGTGTTTTAGTCATTGTACAGAACTGACACTTTTATCAGAGAAACTTTTACTTAGATACTACTTAGATAGTGCTTATtcataaaatgtaattattttctccacATAGTCAGCTGGATGCCATTTGGATACTGGTGAAAATTCAGataacagaagagaaaggtaAAGATGCTAGATATCAAGGTTTGCCTTGCCCTGCAGGTTGCTCAACAGCCCAACACCAGCACTCATGTGCACTTACCTCTGAAGTCCGCGGGGCCAGACCAATACTTCAGCACACACTTGAAATATGTAGCTGATCTGGGGGACACAATGCTTTACGTCTTGTAGGATTAAACCATTGCCTGACACTACTGGCAATGACAGGTGAAACAAACGTTTACATCGTGACAGAAAAAATCTGACACTAAGAAGCTCACAATGAAGGGGGGGATACAAAGAGTTGTCTTACTTTAAGGCGCTTCTGTTTTGCTATATAGGCATCTTGAAGGTCTGGATTTTCTTCCGCAAGTTTCTTCAACTCCGATTCCGTGTTACTTATTTGGCctgatacaaaaaaaaccaaaggaatgACATTAGATATCCAAATGTACCCATAATGCAACCCACAGGAACTAAGGAATAGCTTGTGTACAAATATCACACCAAAGGGAAGTGGTACTTCAGTGAAGCATCACCACCAAGTTGGGATTCAAAAATACCATGTTTTGGAAAACTTAACTGCTGCATAAATCAAACCCACCACACCTTCTGCCTCTCAGTTTGCAATGAACTCTATAAAGGGGTGATCTGCCAGGGAAGAATGACGAGTTCttgttaagatttttttcttatctttgcTCCCCAAAACTGCACTAAATCCATGAAACTCTACTACAAATACCTTAGGTCTCTGACGTTTTTGTACCTCAGTTCCTGGGTTCCTTACGCATTTTTCATGTTGTTAAAGTCCAGATAGGCCCATACTGAGATTTTCTGTAGGTCACTGTACATCACATGTGTAATTCTACAGCAAAAGCCAAAATACCACTGAATATGGAACCAAGGTGTTTTCAGTTAGCCAAAACATGACACCAAAATCTGTGATCCCTTTTGGAAACGTTCACTATAGAGTATAAGGATGTTCTAGAAAAACATTCATTACATGacttaaagaagaaacaatgggaaaaaattaagaacGTTTTACTGATTTCTACAACATGGGTATagccttttctctcctttttaagGGGATTTTGCTTGAAAATGCCATACTTACAGACCTAGAATACCAAAAGATAGTGAATAATCAGttatcttctaaaaataaataattctagTAATAAACTGGGAACAAAAGAATAATTACAGGGCATGAATCACCTCTTACTTGTATTTGATAATTAAGATTAGTTCCAATTAAGTCTTATAAATTAAACTGATAAAAAATTCTTGCTAGAGAATAATGAACTCATCGTTTTATATGTTCTTTGTTTCAACCTGACATGACTGTGAAAGCCATCTTTCAACATAGTGTATGAAGAAATTGAAGGATGTAATCACACAACTAGAATCTTATATATGCAACTAATTATTTCATTGGATTTTGCATGCATAAACATAATAACTCACTGGCTGGTGGCTTATTATATCTAGCATTCTGAAAAAGATCAGCTTTTCGAAGCTGAAAACTAAACTATCCAGGAGAAGTTTGAACAAGCAAAGGAATTGTTTAGGAACACTCatgagctattaaaaaaaattgcctcaAATCAAGAATGCAGGCTATGCTTTAAGTgtaaaaagataagaaaatatcCCAATTTAGACAAGTAATAATTATAGCTCTAAAATTGTAGCTCTACAATGTGAAGATGTGTGTGTAAATGGACAACAATTTATACTAACTAGAAGCTAGAGGGGAAGAATACATATGGTCAGCAGAACACAAGACAACGTTGCAAAGTGAACCATAACTATTACcatgtgaaaacagaagaactATCAATAATGCCTACAGTAAAGTACAATTGTTCAATAAACAGTTAGCATCCGCAttggtgggggggagggggggaatgaATAAAAGACAGTACACCAATATAGGAGAACAGTTTGTGTTACTTCAGtcaaaaaaaagaatgctaaGTACTCTTGCTGACATTACCCATTCTAAATCTCTCCAGAtactttttataaataatttattgttaAATAAACATTGATCAATGGACTAGCAACACTGACTTCTAAATACGTTGCAATGCTTAAGAAGTTTCCAGCAGATGGAAAGAAAACCAATTCTGCTCTGGTGTTTTATAAAGGATAACTCACTCAACTATAAGGAAAACTAACAGCCTGACTTCACTTCCGACAACATAACAGCATGGCTAATAAGAGAACTGAGTTGCCAAAAATTTTAGGACGATGACAACACAGTTTGTTGGAAATAGAACTTTTCAAACTAACACAGTATCATCTTTTATGGTATTATGAATTTGGTAATAGTATAGCTGTATTACATTTCAAAGTCTGCAGTATTTGACTTTGTTCTATGGAGTTCTAAAAtaccatacaaaaaaaaaaaatcaacatgacATAAAGCACCgacactgacaaaaaaaatcagagatcTCAGAACATAAGTGTAAACAGGGAATCCTCATCCAGCCATGTTCTCGGGATTTCATCCCTGCCCTAGAAATATTTAGTTCTTTCACAATACTTAGAAGGAAACATAAAAGCATTAATTATAGTTTGCCATGGTACAAAGACTAGAAGGGACATAAATCAAGAAAAAGCATGGCACTGATACCCAGTGGTCTGGACTGCTTGATAAACTGGGCCTAAGCAACCAATCAATGTTTCAACACAGTCCTGTGTAAAACATAAATTGAAGCAAAAGATACAGGCCATGTTTCTTGGCAATAGGGCCGTAAGTTTACGAGCAGTTCTGAAGTTAGACTGAGGTCATGATCCACAACCAGCTGAACAAGGATTCCTAGCGCTGTTCTGTGGCTGAAAGTAATGCTGGAGTCCTTGAACATAcatacagtggaaaaaaaccccaagaattaaaatatttatctccCTATCCAATACCAAAGTAAACAGACTTCCACTGTCCAGTTGTGGTGTCCaaatccagggaaaaaaaaaggaaggaaaaaaagaaaaaaaagaaaaaaaagcaagggaaaaaaggtaaaaaaagtaaaaaaggttaaaaaaaaggaaaaaaaaaagctataagAACTGCAAGAATATTTGCCAAGGATTTTCCTGAATATCACTGAACGTTGTTTAAACTAAGTATTTCTGTAAACTACTGGATTTGAAACAGAAGTTCATTTCAGGAGGTTCTCTGTTACAAAGGGGACTGGGCAACATAACCTGCAGTTATTTCCTCTGCCCTTAATGTGTTTTTTCATGGGAAACTGCTATGTATATATAAGTTCATCAGGTGGAACACCAATCCCAAGGAAGTCTAAGGACATTTTACCATTGATTCTACCAGACCACTAGTTCCACCCTTTATCCTGATTCTATACTGCTGCATTATTTGCACCCATCGTTTTGGTTTGAATTGTGCTTTAACAATTTCCATTGGTCCAATGAACCCAAGCTACTTACTTcttcacacctttttttttttttcctatccctGGCACCAAGTTGACACTAGTACCTTCCTTGGACAGAAAGGCCTGATGATTCTCTTATATTAGATAAACAGACTCTGTTTCATTGAGGCTAATCTGCATTTGCACCACTTTGAGAGGAAAGCAATTGCTTTAATTTAACAGGTAAACTTATTACAAGTTTACCACCACAGAAGAATGGCTTTCCTTCAGTGTAGTGGTTTGATGTGAGTAGTAATAGAGCTGTTCCCTAGAAATTGTTTTATAAGCATAAACAGTgaggtcagaaaaaaaatactcacaGCTGTCAcagctgccattttctgttATGCATAGGAAGGATATTTTTAATCATCAGGAAAATTAAATCCACAGACACCTCAAAAATGACAcctctttcctgttttcaaatCACAACTGGCTACAAAATCAATAAGAAGTACATGCACAAATTATCAAGGACTGCAAGTAAAATTGGAAATCTGTGTTCGATATGTACTGCTTAAGGTGCAGTGAAGACACAAGATGAATGTAATGCAACATCCTATTAACTGATAGGCATTCAGAGCTATACCAGTACATACTACGAATTCTGCTGGTAGCATAGGCTGGAATCATGGAATCCACTGTTAACTCGGGGTGCAGGATGCAGCCGTGTGTGTAGGCATCCATAGGCAAGGAGTCTAAAAGCTCTCTGTAGTGTTGCACCCTTGGATAATACATGCTCCCTTCTTCTGGCATTAATCTTGGTACTTCCTCTGCCAtacaaagttaaaaacaaagttaAGAAAAGAAGAACCATTTAATTGACCTAAAGCAGTATTTCCAAAGTTACTTCAGTTACATCCAACCAGCACGGATGACACAGCCACAGTTAAGAAAGCTTTGCTTGTTCCCCACCATAACTCACCAGGGTTATCACAGCTCAGAGAAATGTATACACATgtacttcatttaaaaacattctaATATTTTCAATTCCTATGCAGCAACCCACACGAACACGTATTTAAGAGGCcttcaaatgagaaaaacagattcAGCATCTACTTCTAGGAATGGGTGACCATGGCACACAACTCTTTAGCCCTCTTACAGGAGGGCACAACTGAGGTTCTAGTGAgctgttacagctgaaacactACTACAGCTGCAGTGCTGTAAAAATTCCAGCCCAGGAATCCTGCTCAAAGCATGACTACAAGTATTCCTGCACACCGAGTTTTACCCTGCCCTTGATCCACCATGGCCCTGACTCCTCATGTGATGAAAAAAACACCATTAAATATGGATTACGGTCACCAAACAATGAAGTTTTCTTTGTGCCTTAGAAATCGCAGTGCTAAACCCCTGAAACACAAAATGTTGCCTCTTCACACCTAAAAAAATACAACTCTgcattttcctcagaaattgAGGCAGTCTGTTTTGTTGCAATACAGACACAAAGAATTTCACAAGCCTGCACGTGACCACTTCTGAGTTTTTTCTCCCTACTTTTTTTTACCTCTCCActttcagtaaattatttttggagCCATTCGACTTCCTTTTTCTGCCCAAGGTTATTCTAGAATTaagtatctttcttttttttttcctcgcaGGGAAGCACGACCTGCccaacagcagcgctgcccaAACACGTGGATTTTGGCGGCAGTCTCACCACAGGCTTAGCACAGCCCAGTGCTGCCATTACTGACTTCTCCATCCTTCCTGAAGGATGACCGTGGTAGGTTTTTACTTACAGCTGTTTATAAAGGTGCTGGAAGGCcttcagttcattttaaaagaatgtgGTTTTACCCCACACCACCAACTATTAGGAGAGCCCATTTACTTGTGAGACTACAAAGGTTTTCTGGTCCTGCACGACCCAACACGTAGCGATGCGGAGCTGACCCCAATGCCGCTGCATGCTACGGGTACGCGGGGAAGGATTTCACACCGAAACGCCTGTGGGATTACCATCCACAAATGTCGCTTCAAGGTAATCAATGATCTGCGTTGCCTCACAAATGATGTTCTCCCCATGGATCAGCACAGGCACTTCTCCAGCGGAGTTTAAGCGCATGAACCATGGCTCGTTGTGCTCGCTCAGCGGCAGGTTTACGTCGTGCTCTTCGCACTTCAGGGCTTTTTCGGCTATCGCCAACCGCACCTGCAACGGCATCACCGGCGTTACCCCGGGAGAAGCTCTCCCCCTCGGCCTGCCGAGCCCGCCCTGCCCTCCTCCGGCCCACCAGCCGCCGCGGCGGGAAggggctgccgctgccgccACCGAAccgcgccgcgcccgccgcTACCCCGGCGGGAGGCGGCAACCCGGGCCTGCAGGCCGCCGCCCGCCTCACCTTCTGCGAGGAGAAGGACTGCGTCCAGTGGTACAGCACCAGCGGCGCCATGCCCGCCGGCGGGCCGTgctgcgccgcgccgcgccgcgctgcGCCGGGCGGGGCAGGCGGCCTGcgcgggcgcggagcggcgggcGGGCCCGCCCCGCGTCAGCCTGCGCTTGGGAATTGCGGGGGGGGCACGACGGGACACCCCGATttcccccccagcctgcccccGCGCTGCTCCGAGGGCGGCCCTTGCCAAGGGGACACCGCCCACCGCATCCCCGCGGGAAGCGCGAGAAGATGGATGCGCAGGTAAAGAGGTCACAGGGCaggatttcccccccccccccccccccgcctgtTTTTTtaccttgtcttttttttctaaaacaagtACTACCACTGTGAATTTCATGGACGTTGGCATCAcgcttttggaaaaaaaccccgaTAAATATTACCAGAAGACACCCTGAATTGGACCCTATGGGTATAAACACTATATTGCACAATGCACTGAAGTTacagcaagaagaaataaagcctCAGAATAATATatgcttcttttccctccagATGTGCTCTTTTAATCTCAAGAGACAAGgcttctcaattattttttccaaacaaaatgagaaaaaaaaaattttgcagggctttttttccatgtgaagAAGGGTACTGAAAAGCATCTGATAACAAACACTAGCCTCCATCATCAGAAAATGCTTCCTTTGTATCTCACAGTGGAGATAGCTTAGGAGATGCAGTTGCTGATAGTACACGCCTGATTCATTAGACACTGTCTGCTGCATCAGGGAGATGAATAAACTAAAAATCACGGTGAGATGAGAGAGTCCAGAACATTGTTCTCTTCGTCCTGACTGCTTGATCCGCAATAGAGGCGGCTACTTCAGGTGAGCCTGATAACCTGCTCCCACATGCAGTTTCCATATACCGGATGAATCCCACCATTAGTATCCTGAAGATCTGAAGCTGGTATGTCAAGAGCTATATCCCAACAATTGCATTTGATTTTAAGGGAAATTTTGACTCATATTAAGGAAGGGAACCGATTTAAGTCACTGGAAGAGACAAGGTAATGGACGAATCTTATAAAtcaaaagggaagaaacaaagagCCAGCTTCTAGCCCCGCTCTGTTCACACGGGGGGGCACGAGGGCAGCCCCGTGCCTTCCCCAGAGACTACTCCCAGCTAGAGCcacaaacagaaataatctCTTCAGAAGGGCAGGCACCATGAGAGGCTTCTCACAAATCCCAGCTGACAGTAGTCAGTGCTTTACTGATGGCAAATCCCACATTTTGGAGAACTGTAATTCTTCGCAAGTTGGAGAAAGTGCTTAGAATTGGTAATAAGAATGCAGTCACTGGaatgagagaaatattttacaattgGACATATTTCTCTCCAAGATATATGTCTAAGGTAAGAGTGCTGGAATACCCTCTCGTGCACTAGGGCTTTAAAGCCATGATTAGCTGACACACAGGTTTTCTCACAGGTCTCTACCTGGGTTGCTGTATGGTTCCTCACAGCTGTATCTTACAATATCTCAAGGCAAAGAAATGAGCATTGTATACCTcagacataattttttaaaaatttacatcCACTGGGCACTCTTCCaggttttgcaggtttttttctaaattttgcctttaaatCAAAATGCTGTAATTTTGTCAGGTACTAGCCAGACCACACTGCTCCATTTTCAATTCTGTCGTTCTACTAATTAATTCAAGCTCAAACAAGGACTTCTGAGTTTGACTTATGTTTTGTTACCTGTTCTAGATGCCTAGAAAGGCAACGAAAGATACCTTCTAACACAATAAGAGGACCAGTGAGAACAGCATTTCCCAGTTCAGATCTTTTCAGTAACAGAGCAGCTGCAGTCTCCTTTACTCTTGCCATCAGTGTGGCCATTCACTCCCACCAGTATGGCCATGGGCACCGTCCCAGCTCGCCCAACAAGGGTTCAGCTGCTGGAAGGTGCCCGGGCACCcctgggcggggagcgccggggctgggctccccccagcccggcAGGCAGCTGTTCTCCCGACTGACCACGCGAGGCCTCCCTTTTCCAAAAACAGGATGCAAAGTACATTCCCCCTGAAGGCTGATGCCTTTTTCCTCAGGACGAGCACGCATCCATCCACCTACGCCTGCTCCCAAGCCCCTCTGCCTTCTCACACGCAAAGAAAAGCGAGCAAAAGGGCCAGGTTACAAACAAGCTCACAGCATCCTGGGAAGCCTTGTTCCACGGGTGTTTACACAAAGCTTTACACAACTGAAATGAACGTTAGTCTCCGTAAAGGTACTTTTTAAACGTGTAAATGTCTTGAATGCAAAAGCAGTGCAAGGCACAAAGCCACACAACTGCAAATCTGACCAGCACCTTGGCACGTTGCTGTTGCAAGCAGACCACTAGCGCTGTGTGATAGATCACTTTGCTTGCCGTGCTGATATTCTTCCCCTGTTTCTCTCCATGGCCTCTCTTGGGCTTTTTTAAGCATCCTCTACATGTTTaccaaatatatttatatatacacacccctctacaagttttttttttaatgcacatatttttacatcatggaaagaaaataacatttacagGTATTACTAATAGATAAGCAGTACCAAAATCAACGTAATAAGCCGACGTATAAATTTGGTCAAAGATCTGGAAATCAGTATTCTGgttgttttcttccttacttCATCACTTACTCCATGATACAGTCAGGAAACATCTAGGTCAGATGTGTCATAAATGTTATTGCTCGCcagtaaaaaaaccacaatttcTTTCTTATCAGATAAATTTTTTTGGTTCATATTGAAAACCTAGTTTGCTTAGACcgcaggaagaaaaaaatcctttgcttTGTTCTATGCAGCCAGAGCCATTATAGCTGAAAATTAGCTGGATTCTGTGTATGCATCATCAGCAGATGCATTGGTTCAGTTCCAAGTACAGAACTGGCCTAACTGACAGTGGTGCAGGAGTTAATACGGGTTGGGAAAGTAAGACGGGTTCTATTCTGGACCTTCTGTCATCAATAGTTATTGGCTAAATTCCAGTTGCAGACACTGCACTACTGGCGATGACATGagtcaaaaaaccccacagcactGAATTCAGCTACACAGGTGAGATTTAATATTGACACAAGAACTGTCTTTAATATGATTGATGAATTAGATATGCAACCCTTCAGAAACAGTGAGAGCAAAGTTACATCTGACAGTCACAGTTGAGACTATCTATGCCCTAATTTAACTGTGTATAGAACCCTGGGGGGATGCCAACCTAAGTAATTCTAGATAGCTGATGCATATTCTCAAGAAATATAATTACTGAGTTACCATTTTACATCCAACAAAATCCACCTATTAATAGAACTTATTGAGTCACTTTCAAAGTTACTTAACATATCATACTAGGTTTTATTCAGGGGTTTCACCGCAAAATTCTGACGAAGTTTTCCCTAAATACCATTTCTGTACCATTTCCAACCTGCTGCATGCAGAAGCAGTTGCTTATGTCAATACTTCAGAAATACTgcttaataattaatttttctagaTAAAATTATTCTTAGTAGTTTTATAGTAAGCCTATTTCAAAATAGTTAGTAGTGACTGCATACATTTCTAGTTCTTGAGATATAATAAAagtattaatttttctaatgcTACAAGAACTTCTACAGTTTTGATGACTGGAATAAATTTTCCTAAAATATCAAGCTTTTAAATCaagcacagaaatacatttaatatatttacataaGGTGCAAAAAGGGCAATTTTTTAGCTATAAACTTTAAAATCTAGGTATTATCATTACAGCTTTATCAAGCTTTTATACAAACAGCATCTTTCAATTATAAAATCTAACATATCAGCCAAATTCAAAAGATCTAAACCATGTTTTTATGTACTTGCCCTTGTTTGTTGTCTCTGTGCATATGTATAAACGCTGGCTAAGGAACTTCATCATTACTGATCTGTTAGGAAGAATTCTGTACCGTCACTTCACATGCTCATATTACCTCAAATTTTCTTTGATGTGTAACTCAGACAAGcaaaaattctattaaaaagtTCTGTGCGCTGTACCTCTGTGCACGACATCCAGGTGTTGATTTTTGAACCAGTTTTAATTTAAGAGCGATGACATTTTGCTGAGCAAAGATTGCCATCATGTTACATGTTTGCACAGCACTAACACATTGGGTTTATAATGGCTGCCCATTAAAATTCATGTATTACCACAGCACGATGAACATAAAAAATAGTATCTTCCAGGTATTGCTTGTGGCCAAAACCAGAGCATGCAACTTTGAGCTAGTAAAATAGATTATTCAGATGCTGAAACAAAGTCCACCAAAGTTAGTGGGGTGATTTCTTCTGACTTCAGTGGGTTGCATATCAGGTCTTAGGCCTGTTCAAATTCTACTACAATCACACTGCAAAATATAAAGATCCAGTAACTGGGATGACAACCAAGCACGGAAAGCCTTAAGGAAATCTAAAGGGTTAAATACAATTTTGTAAAATGTCCTTTGAAGTCTCAC contains the following coding sequences:
- the GDAP1 gene encoding ganglioside-induced differentiation-associated protein 1 isoform X2 translates to MAPLVLYHWTQSFSSQKVRLAIAEKALKCEEHDVNLPLSEHNEPWFMRLNSAGEVPVLIHGENIICEATQIIDYLEATFVDGQISNTESELKKLAEENPDLQDAYIAKQKRLKSKLLDHDNIKYLKKILDELEKVLDQVETELQRRNEETPEDENQPWLCGDFFSLADVSLAVTLHRLKFLGLARRNWGNGKRPNLEAYYERVLKRKAFYKVLGHVNNILISAVLPTAFRVAKKRAPRVLGTTLLVSMLAGMGYLAFMCLRKRFANVMLSIRTRQNYF
- the GDAP1 gene encoding ganglioside-induced differentiation-associated protein 1 isoform X1; translated protein: MAPLVLYHWTQSFSSQKVRLAIAEKALKCEEHDVNLPLSEHNEPWFMRLNSAGEVPVLIHGENIICEATQIIDYLEATFVDEEVPRLMPEEGSMYYPRVQHYRELLDSLPMDAYTHGCILHPELTVDSMIPAYATSRIRSQISNTESELKKLAEENPDLQDAYIAKQKRLKSKLLDHDNIKYLKKILDELEKVLDQVETELQRRNEETPEDENQPWLCGDFFSLADVSLAVTLHRLKFLGLARRNWGNGKRPNLEAYYERVLKRKAFYKVLGHVNNILISAVLPTAFRVAKKRAPRVLGTTLLVSMLAGMGYLAFMCLRKRFANVMLSIRTRQNYF